In one Pseudomonas fitomaticsae genomic region, the following are encoded:
- a CDS encoding acyltransferase family protein, which yields MTYVKEHWKYLTSAGGYPGIDFLRATAVLLVAFFHFKILPIGWIGVDIFFVLSGFLIGGIILDKVKAGTFSFYDFYKKRALRILPIYYFIMLLCFFLKAGGVFDFVGLKSIVSGMLFLQTTGPYFFPSFFAINEAYIPGGSWSLVIEEMFYLVAPLAIVLVSYLASKRMWLILIALLAAFISGIAVRMAMTAGFAPDDASWHFASFIQFHSRYDELVAGVMAAAYLRFSRDVKGQSSWWIAAGIALTFLFMLYIVGKPEFLAKPFMITRDTIWLPTLLGAVGACFVLGIYWVPLQAKPIVLLARLSYPLYLVHILFFEITNRYSEVGVLKWMLEAFTYQGRSIVLISVCTFLSYLVSLLVEYPFIRMYKTNKDSARETVAAVTT from the coding sequence ATGACGTATGTCAAGGAGCACTGGAAGTATTTGACCAGTGCCGGTGGTTATCCTGGGATTGATTTCTTGAGAGCGACAGCCGTCCTGCTAGTAGCGTTTTTTCACTTTAAGATACTTCCAATAGGTTGGATCGGTGTAGATATATTCTTTGTGCTCAGCGGATTCTTGATCGGTGGAATAATCCTCGACAAAGTAAAGGCGGGGACTTTCAGTTTTTATGATTTCTATAAGAAGCGGGCGTTACGAATTTTACCAATATACTATTTCATTATGTTGCTCTGCTTTTTTTTAAAGGCAGGCGGGGTGTTCGATTTTGTCGGTCTCAAGAGCATTGTTTCAGGAATGCTCTTTCTGCAGACCACGGGTCCATATTTTTTTCCAAGTTTCTTTGCAATAAACGAGGCGTATATTCCAGGAGGGTCATGGAGTCTTGTTATCGAGGAAATGTTCTATCTGGTCGCACCGCTGGCTATTGTCCTGGTGTCTTACCTTGCATCCAAGAGGATGTGGCTCATTCTGATTGCACTGCTCGCAGCGTTCATTTCCGGTATTGCTGTCCGAATGGCAATGACTGCGGGGTTTGCTCCAGATGACGCCAGTTGGCATTTCGCAAGCTTCATACAGTTCCACTCCCGTTACGATGAATTGGTTGCGGGCGTTATGGCGGCGGCCTATTTGAGATTTTCGCGTGATGTAAAAGGTCAATCATCCTGGTGGATTGCGGCGGGTATCGCACTGACGTTTCTGTTTATGTTGTATATCGTTGGGAAACCAGAGTTTCTTGCGAAACCTTTCATGATTACTCGAGATACAATTTGGCTGCCAACGTTGCTGGGTGCAGTTGGCGCGTGTTTTGTATTGGGTATTTATTGGGTGCCGCTTCAGGCGAAACCGATAGTTCTGCTTGCCAGGCTTTCATATCCTCTGTATCTGGTTCATATACTGTTTTTTGAGATTACAAATAGATACAGTGAGGTAGGTGTTTTGAAGTGGATGCTTGAGGCATTTACTTATCAAGGCAGGTCTATTGTTTTGATTTCGGTTTGTACTTTCCTTTCTTATTTGGTGTCTTTGCTCGTTGAGTATCCATTTATTCGAATGTACAAGACGAATAAAGACAGTGCGCGGGAAACAGTCGCGGCTGTCACAACCTAG
- the pgsA gene encoding CDP-diacylglycerol--glycerol-3-phosphate 3-phosphatidyltransferase: protein MNIPNLITVLRVLLIPIFILLFYLPYQWSYLASSSVFAFAAATDWLDGYLARRLEQSTPFGAFLDPVADKLMVAVALVLLVQEHGNFWLTLPAAVIIGREIVVSALREWMAELGARAHVAVSNLGKWKTAAQMLALVILLANPKDFSFWVLVGYALLMVSAGLTLWSMVQYLRAAWPHLKTDVEKK, encoded by the coding sequence ATGAATATCCCTAATCTGATTACCGTTCTCCGCGTCCTGCTCATTCCGATCTTCATTCTGCTGTTCTATTTGCCTTACCAATGGAGCTATCTGGCCTCAAGTTCGGTATTCGCCTTTGCGGCGGCAACGGACTGGCTGGACGGCTATCTCGCACGACGCCTTGAGCAAAGCACGCCGTTTGGAGCCTTTCTCGACCCTGTCGCCGACAAGCTCATGGTGGCGGTCGCGTTGGTCTTGCTGGTGCAGGAGCATGGCAACTTCTGGCTGACACTGCCGGCAGCTGTCATTATCGGCCGTGAGATCGTGGTCTCGGCATTGCGTGAGTGGATGGCGGAGCTTGGAGCGCGTGCTCACGTCGCCGTTTCGAATCTGGGCAAATGGAAAACCGCCGCGCAAATGCTTGCGCTGGTGATCCTGCTGGCCAATCCAAAGGATTTCAGCTTTTGGGTCTTGGTGGGTTATGCGTTGCTGATGGTCTCTGCGGGGTTGACCTTGTGGTCGATGGTTCAATACCTTCGCGCTGCCTGGCCACATCTGAAGACCGATGTTGAAAAGAAATAA
- the uvrC gene encoding excinuclease ABC subunit UvrC, producing MTETFDSGAFLSTVSGRPGVYRMFDSDARLLYVGKAKNLKKRLASYFRKTGLAPKTAALVGRIAQVETTITSNETEALLLEQTLIKEWRPPYNILLRDDKSYPYVFLSDGQFPRLSIHRGAKKAKGKYFGPYPSAGAIRESLSLLQKTFFVRQCEDSYYKNRTRPCLQYQIKRCKAPCVGLVEPEVYAEDVRHSVMFLEGRSHALTNELSTAMEEAAINLEFERAAELRDQIALLRRVQDQQSMEGGTGDIDVIAAFVNPGGACVHLISVRGGRVLGSKNFFPQVGIEEDVAEVMAAFLGQYFISSPERDLPSELIVNVVHEDFPALIEAIQALRGRELTISHRVRGTRARWQQLAVTNAEQALGARLANRQHVAARFEALAEVLNLDEPPQRLECYDISHSSGEATVASCVVFGPEGAIKSDYRRYNIEGVTAGDDYAAMHQALTRRFSKLKEGEGKLPDILLVDGGKGQLSMARDVLNELAVPDLILLGVAKGATRKAGFETLYLNDAANEFTLRGDSPALHLIQQIRDEAHRFAITGHRARRGKTRRTSTLEGVAGVGPTRRRDLLKHFGGLQELSRASIEEIAKAPGISKKLAESIYANLHSE from the coding sequence ATGACTGAAACATTCGATTCGGGCGCCTTTCTTTCGACCGTCAGCGGGCGCCCCGGCGTGTATCGCATGTTCGACAGCGATGCGCGTCTGCTGTACGTCGGCAAGGCCAAGAACCTCAAGAAACGTCTGGCCAGCTACTTTCGCAAGACTGGCCTGGCGCCGAAAACCGCGGCTCTGGTCGGGCGTATCGCCCAGGTCGAAACCACCATCACCTCCAATGAAACAGAGGCGTTGCTGCTCGAGCAAACCCTGATCAAGGAGTGGCGGCCGCCGTACAACATCCTGCTGCGCGACGATAAATCCTATCCCTACGTCTTTTTGTCTGACGGGCAATTCCCGCGCCTGAGCATTCATCGCGGGGCTAAAAAGGCCAAGGGCAAGTATTTCGGTCCCTATCCGAGTGCGGGGGCGATTCGCGAAAGCCTCAGCCTTCTGCAGAAGACGTTCTTCGTGCGTCAGTGCGAGGACAGCTACTACAAGAACCGGACCCGGCCGTGCCTGCAATATCAGATCAAGCGTTGCAAGGCGCCCTGTGTCGGGCTGGTCGAGCCTGAGGTTTACGCCGAGGATGTGCGTCACTCGGTGATGTTCCTCGAAGGACGCAGCCATGCGTTGACCAATGAGCTGTCGACGGCGATGGAAGAGGCTGCAATCAACCTCGAGTTCGAACGCGCCGCCGAACTGCGCGACCAGATCGCATTGCTGCGCCGGGTGCAGGATCAGCAGAGCATGGAAGGCGGAACGGGTGATATCGATGTGATCGCCGCCTTCGTCAATCCTGGCGGTGCCTGCGTCCACTTGATCAGTGTGCGGGGAGGGCGGGTGCTTGGTAGCAAGAATTTCTTCCCGCAGGTCGGGATCGAAGAGGACGTTGCCGAAGTCATGGCGGCGTTTCTGGGGCAATACTTCATCAGCAGCCCGGAACGCGATTTGCCGAGCGAGTTGATCGTTAACGTTGTGCACGAAGATTTTCCTGCGCTGATAGAGGCCATTCAGGCGTTGCGCGGACGTGAGTTGACCATCAGTCATCGGGTTCGCGGTACGCGCGCGCGCTGGCAGCAACTGGCCGTGACCAATGCTGAACAGGCGCTGGGGGCCCGGTTGGCCAACCGACAACACGTTGCCGCACGTTTCGAAGCGCTGGCTGAAGTGTTGAACCTCGATGAGCCGCCACAACGGCTGGAGTGCTATGACATCAGCCACTCCAGCGGTGAGGCCACGGTGGCTTCGTGCGTGGTGTTCGGCCCGGAAGGGGCGATCAAGTCGGATTACCGTCGCTACAACATCGAGGGCGTGACCGCCGGCGACGATTACGCCGCCATGCATCAGGCCCTGACCCGACGCTTCAGCAAGTTGAAGGAAGGCGAAGGCAAGCTGCCGGACATCCTGTTGGTGGACGGCGGCAAGGGGCAGTTGTCGATGGCGCGTGATGTGCTCAACGAATTGGCTGTTCCGGATCTGATCTTGCTGGGGGTCGCCAAGGGGGCCACGCGCAAGGCGGGATTCGAGACTTTGTATCTGAATGATGCGGCAAACGAGTTCACCTTGCGGGGCGATTCGCCAGCGCTGCATCTGATCCAGCAGATTCGTGACGAGGCCCACCGCTTTGCAATCACCGGCCACCGCGCACGGCGCGGCAAGACTCGACGCACGTCGACGCTGGAAGGCGTTGCGGGCGTTGGGCCGACCCGGCGTCGGGACTTGTTGAAACATTTTGGTGGATTGCAGGAGCTGTCTCGTGCAAGCATCGAAGAGATCGCCAAAGCACCGGGGATCAGCAAAAAGCTAGCAGAGTCGATTTATGCAAACCTGCATAGTGAGTAG
- the gacA gene encoding response regulator transcription factor GacA, producing the protein MIRVLVVDDHDLVRTGITRMLADIDGLQVVGQAESGEESLIKARELKPDVVLMDVKMPGIGGLEATRKLLRSHPDIKVVAVTVCEEDPFPTRLLQAGAAGYLTKGAGLPEMVQAIRLVFAGQRYISPQIAQQLAIKSFQPTNDSPFDALSEREIQIALMIVGCQKVQIISDKLCLSPKTVNTYRYRIFEKLSISSDVELTLLAVRHGMVDASL; encoded by the coding sequence TTGATTAGGGTGCTAGTGGTCGACGACCATGATCTCGTTCGTACAGGCATTACACGGATGCTGGCCGATATCGATGGCCTGCAGGTGGTAGGCCAGGCCGAGTCCGGGGAAGAATCCCTCATCAAGGCTCGTGAGTTGAAGCCCGACGTGGTGCTGATGGACGTCAAGATGCCGGGCATCGGCGGCCTTGAAGCCACGCGCAAACTGTTGCGAAGTCATCCCGACATCAAAGTGGTCGCGGTCACCGTGTGTGAGGAAGATCCGTTTCCTACACGGTTGTTGCAGGCTGGTGCGGCGGGGTATCTGACCAAGGGCGCCGGATTGCCGGAAATGGTTCAGGCCATTCGCCTGGTGTTTGCCGGCCAGCGCTATATCAGCCCGCAGATTGCCCAGCAATTGGCGATCAAATCCTTTCAGCCGACCAATGATTCACCGTTCGATGCGTTGTCGGAACGGGAAATCCAGATTGCGTTGATGATTGTCGGCTGTCAGAAGGTTCAGATCATTTCCGACAAATTGTGTTTGTCGCCGAAAACCGTGAACACCTACCGCTACCGCATTTTCGAGAAGCTCTCGATCAGCAGCGATGTCGAGTTGACGCTGCTGGCGGTTCGTCATGGCATGGTCGATGCCAGCCTCTGA
- a CDS encoding GNAT family N-acetyltransferase: MSFELRQATSADLSFVRELTCRNMLRYYIHYDLLWQDEAFDVAWAGRENWLILREGELTGYFSLSRDARALYIRELQIVESAQGRGAGSWAIDQIIAIALLERRPALRLTVFKNNPAQNLYRRKGMFVQGEDECFLRMQLDFSTPVL, encoded by the coding sequence ATGAGTTTTGAGTTACGCCAGGCAACGTCCGCCGACCTGTCGTTTGTGCGAGAGCTGACTTGCCGAAACATGCTCCGCTACTACATTCACTATGACTTGCTGTGGCAGGACGAGGCGTTTGATGTCGCCTGGGCCGGGCGTGAGAACTGGTTGATTCTTCGTGAAGGCGAATTGACGGGGTATTTCAGTCTGAGTCGTGATGCACGGGCTCTGTATATCCGCGAATTGCAGATCGTCGAAAGCGCTCAAGGCCGGGGCGCGGGATCCTGGGCGATCGATCAGATTATCGCGATAGCTCTTCTCGAGCGTCGCCCGGCGTTGCGCCTGACGGTGTTCAAAAACAATCCGGCGCAAAACCTGTATCGAAGAAAAGGAATGTTTGTGCAGGGCGAGGACGAGTGTTTCCTGCGAATGCAGCTCGATTTCAGTACACCTGTGCTCTGA
- a CDS encoding 3-deoxy-7-phosphoheptulonate synthase produces the protein MNSSVSALPLSTLNPANEALTLRLPSSLQLKQQLPLSNVLNQQVVAHRQAVRAILDGHDPRLLVIVGPCSIHDPESALEYASKLSRLADEVRDDMLLVMRAYVEKPRTTVGWKGLAYDPHLNGSDDMAAGLTLSRELMLEMIRLGLPIATELLQPVAAGYFDDLLSWVAIGARTTESQIHREMASGLSMPVGFKNGTDGGVTVAVDAMRSAAHAHRHFGVDSQGHPAIIQTSGNPDTHLVLRGGHKGPNYDRESVAIINTELTRLKIPSRIMVDCSHANSGKDPLRQPGVFNDVLEQRLQGNRSLIGMMLESHLFEGCQPLSESLRYGVSVTDGCLGFDATERLLLDAAQRIRQQA, from the coding sequence ATGAACTCGTCCGTTTCTGCTCTGCCACTGTCTACCCTGAACCCTGCCAACGAAGCATTGACCCTGCGTCTGCCGAGTTCGCTGCAACTCAAACAGCAATTGCCCCTGAGCAATGTGCTGAACCAGCAAGTCGTCGCCCACCGCCAGGCGGTCCGCGCGATTCTCGATGGCCATGACCCGCGCTTGCTGGTGATTGTCGGCCCCTGCTCGATTCACGACCCCGAGTCCGCGCTTGAATACGCCAGCAAACTTTCGCGCCTGGCCGACGAAGTCCGTGATGACATGCTGCTCGTGATGCGTGCCTACGTCGAAAAACCTCGCACCACCGTCGGCTGGAAAGGCCTCGCCTACGATCCTCATCTGAATGGCAGCGACGACATGGCTGCCGGCCTTACGCTGTCGCGCGAACTGATGCTGGAAATGATCCGCCTCGGTCTTCCGATTGCCACCGAACTGCTGCAGCCCGTGGCCGCCGGATACTTCGATGATTTGCTGAGCTGGGTCGCCATCGGCGCTCGCACGACTGAATCACAGATCCACCGGGAAATGGCCAGTGGACTGAGTATGCCGGTCGGTTTCAAGAACGGCACCGATGGCGGTGTGACCGTCGCCGTTGACGCAATGCGTTCGGCAGCGCATGCCCATCGCCATTTCGGCGTTGACAGCCAGGGCCATCCGGCAATCATCCAGACCTCGGGCAACCCGGACACCCACCTGGTACTGCGTGGTGGTCACAAAGGGCCGAACTACGACCGCGAAAGCGTTGCCATCATCAACACCGAGTTGACCCGACTGAAGATCCCAAGCCGGATCATGGTCGATTGCAGCCATGCCAACAGCGGCAAAGACCCGCTCCGCCAGCCGGGCGTGTTCAACGATGTGCTGGAACAGCGACTTCAAGGTAACCGCTCATTGATCGGCATGATGCTCGAGTCGCACCTGTTCGAGGGATGTCAACCCTTGAGCGAGTCACTGCGTTATGGCGTTTCCGTGACCGATGGCTGCCTCGGGTTCGATGCAACAGAACGCCTGTTACTGGATGCCGCGCAACGCATTCGACAACAGGCCTGA
- a CDS encoding esterase/lipase family protein, producing the protein MQRNATTLYPVLLVHGLFGFERIGSFELFHDVKQALKAVGVQVFVPHLSAVHDNEVRGEQLLSQIDSVLRGTGSTKVNLIGHSQGALTARYAAALAPQKVASVTSVSGPNHGSELADFLRKALIPGRLPETVAQNVATLFSDFLSLLSGHKTLPRHALAALNALTTEGVGQFNDKYPQGLPKTWGGQGAERVDGVRYYSWSGVVPELTVQALDPVQGICLALSKYFITEPAQNDGFVGRFSSHLGTVIRSDYPLDHLRSLRRGIGQRFTENDPVKLYVEHALRLQAANL; encoded by the coding sequence ATGCAACGAAATGCCACAACTCTCTATCCCGTACTGTTGGTGCATGGCCTGTTCGGATTCGAGCGCATTGGCTCTTTCGAACTGTTCCATGACGTCAAACAGGCGCTCAAGGCCGTCGGGGTCCAGGTATTCGTACCGCACTTGTCGGCTGTTCATGACAATGAAGTGCGAGGCGAGCAATTGCTCTCCCAGATCGACTCCGTGCTCCGAGGCACAGGCTCGACAAAAGTCAACCTGATCGGTCACAGCCAGGGCGCTTTGACCGCTCGGTATGCTGCGGCGCTAGCGCCACAAAAGGTTGCGTCCGTGACGTCGGTCAGCGGTCCCAATCACGGCTCGGAGCTGGCTGACTTCCTGCGCAAGGCATTGATCCCTGGGCGGCTGCCGGAGACCGTGGCCCAGAATGTAGCCACATTGTTTTCCGATTTTCTGTCTCTGCTCAGCGGGCACAAAACACTGCCTCGCCATGCACTGGCAGCACTTAATGCGCTGACAACAGAGGGTGTCGGCCAATTCAACGACAAATACCCGCAGGGCCTACCCAAAACCTGGGGTGGCCAGGGAGCCGAGCGCGTCGATGGCGTTCGCTATTATTCGTGGAGTGGTGTTGTACCCGAGTTGACCGTGCAGGCCCTCGATCCGGTGCAGGGCATCTGCCTGGCCCTGTCGAAGTATTTCATTACAGAACCCGCGCAGAACGACGGTTTTGTCGGCCGCTTCAGTTCACACCTCGGCACCGTGATCCGTTCCGATTATCCGCTCGACCATTTGCGCAGCCTGCGTCGAGGCATCGGTCAGCGCTTCACGGAAAACGATCCCGTCAAGCTTTACGTCGAACACGCCTTGCGCCTGCAAGCGGCTAATCTCTAG
- a CDS encoding peptidylprolyl isomerase, with protein sequence MAKATARHILVSSEAKCNELKAQIEGGADFAEVAKANSTCPSSRQGGDLGSFGPGQMVKEFDTVVFSAPINVVQGPVKTQFGYHLLEVTSRQD encoded by the coding sequence ATGGCTAAAGCCACTGCCCGCCACATCCTGGTTTCCAGCGAAGCCAAGTGCAACGAACTCAAGGCCCAGATCGAAGGTGGCGCTGATTTCGCCGAAGTGGCCAAGGCCAACTCCACCTGCCCGTCCAGCCGCCAGGGCGGCGACCTGGGTTCGTTCGGTCCTGGCCAGATGGTCAAGGAATTCGACACCGTGGTGTTCAGCGCGCCGATCAACGTCGTGCAAGGCCCGGTGAAGACCCAGTTTGGTTACCACCTGCTGGAAGTCACCAGCCGTCAGGACTGA
- a CDS encoding extracellular solute-binding protein translates to MRLAFPTLMFTAVTLLLGITGVDAAPQHAMTVYGEPAKYPPGFSHFDYTNVRAPKGGTMRRSAIEIGHFDHVLPYIDKGIGVSQIDGLLYSPLAQRSLDEPYTVYGLVAQKMERSDDGLSLRFFINPKARFADGKPITAEDVRYTYDLLMTQGSLRYRTQFADVKGVEVEAPLTVRFDFKSNENRTLPLDISTLPVFPEHWWKTRDFAGGGGYEPPLGSGPYRVGKVDSGRSITFERNPDWWGKDLPVSRGLYNFDHFSIEYFGDTDVARQVLRGGAYDYNREFSATGYSIGYESPALSDGRLQKAHLATEAPQSAQGFVFNLQKPMFQDRRVRQALAMLWDFEWSNRQMMRNMYIRQQSYFSNSDLAARQLPDAAELKILEPLRGQIPDEVFTQVFEAPKTDGSGLIRDKQLQALALLEQAGWRPDGDQLVNDRGEPLSFTFLVSQNGMDRLLLPYKRTLKQIGINLDIRRIDSSQYVNRLMSRDYDMIVTGYPVTTSPGGELLNYFGSASANDPGANNYMVLKNPAVDTLINGLIRASTQADMLRYAHALDRVLQWNYYWIPNYYPPGTSTVWWNRFGIPTVQASNDEAIESWWEISSTPLTNQQMTAEKISRGRPGGPH, encoded by the coding sequence ATGCGACTGGCTTTCCCGACATTGATGTTCACTGCCGTGACCCTGCTGCTTGGGATCACCGGTGTGGACGCCGCACCGCAGCATGCGATGACCGTCTATGGCGAACCGGCAAAATACCCGCCCGGCTTCAGTCACTTCGATTACACCAACGTCCGGGCGCCCAAGGGCGGGACGATGCGCCGCTCGGCCATCGAGATCGGCCACTTCGATCATGTCCTGCCGTACATCGACAAAGGCATCGGCGTCAGCCAGATCGACGGTTTGCTGTACTCCCCGCTGGCCCAGCGCTCGCTCGACGAGCCCTACACCGTATACGGCCTCGTAGCGCAGAAAATGGAACGCTCGGATGACGGCCTGTCGTTGCGTTTCTTCATCAATCCCAAGGCCCGCTTCGCCGATGGCAAACCGATCACCGCCGAAGACGTGCGCTACACCTATGATTTGCTGATGACTCAGGGCAGCCTGCGTTATCGCACCCAGTTCGCCGACGTCAAAGGCGTCGAAGTGGAAGCCCCGCTCACCGTGCGCTTCGACTTCAAAAGCAACGAGAACCGCACCCTGCCGCTGGACATCTCGACCCTGCCGGTATTTCCCGAACATTGGTGGAAGACCCGTGATTTCGCCGGCGGTGGCGGCTATGAACCGCCGCTGGGCAGCGGCCCGTATCGGGTCGGCAAGGTCGACTCCGGGCGCAGCATCACCTTTGAACGCAATCCCGACTGGTGGGGCAAGGACCTGCCGGTCAGCCGTGGCCTGTACAACTTCGATCACTTCAGCATCGAGTACTTCGGCGACACCGACGTCGCCCGCCAGGTCTTGCGCGGCGGCGCCTATGACTACAACCGCGAATTCTCCGCCACCGGCTACTCCATCGGTTACGAGAGCCCGGCCCTGAGCGACGGCCGCCTGCAAAAGGCTCACCTGGCCACCGAAGCGCCGCAGTCGGCCCAGGGTTTCGTGTTCAACCTGCAAAAGCCGATGTTCCAGGATCGCCGCGTTCGCCAGGCACTGGCCATGCTCTGGGATTTCGAGTGGAGCAACCGGCAGATGATGCGCAACATGTACATCCGCCAGCAAAGTTACTTTTCCAACAGTGATCTGGCCGCCCGCCAACTGCCGGATGCCGCGGAGCTGAAGATTCTCGAACCCTTGCGCGGGCAAATTCCCGACGAGGTGTTCACCCAGGTCTTCGAAGCGCCGAAGACCGATGGCAGCGGCCTTATCCGCGACAAACAACTGCAAGCGCTGGCGCTGCTGGAACAGGCCGGCTGGAGACCCGATGGCGATCAATTGGTCAACGACCGTGGCGAGCCGTTGAGTTTCACTTTCCTGGTCAGCCAGAACGGCATGGACCGCCTGCTGCTGCCGTACAAGCGCACGCTGAAGCAGATCGGCATCAACCTCGACATCCGTCGCATCGACTCCTCGCAGTACGTCAATCGCCTGATGAGTCGTGACTACGACATGATCGTCACCGGTTACCCGGTCACCACCTCCCCCGGCGGCGAACTGTTGAACTACTTCGGTTCGGCGTCGGCCAACGATCCCGGCGCCAACAACTACATGGTGCTGAAGAACCCGGCAGTCGACACCCTGATCAACGGCCTGATCCGCGCCTCGACCCAGGCCGACATGCTGCGTTACGCCCATGCGCTGGACCGGGTGCTGCAATGGAACTACTACTGGATTCCCAACTATTACCCGCCGGGCACATCGACCGTGTGGTGGAACCGCTTCGGTATTCCCACCGTGCAGGCGAGCAATGACGAAGCGATCGAGAGCTGGTGGGAAATCAGCAGTACACCGCTGACCAACCAGCAGATGACGGCCGAGAAAATCAGCCGTGGCAGACCCGGAGGGCCGCACTGA
- a CDS encoding microcin C ABC transporter permease YejB, whose translation MWAYILRRLLLIIPTLVIILLVNFVIIQAAPGGPVEQAIAHLQGIGGASVGGGASETMSGTSRASRGLDPQLIKDIEKQYGFDKPAHERLWLMLKNYAQLDFGKSFFRGATVTDLILQKMPVTISLGLWATLITYLVSIPLGIRKAVHHGSHFDIWSSTAIIIGYAMPAFLFAMFLIVVFAGGTSLNWFPVRGLVSDNFESLSTLGKITDYFWHLVLPVTALVIGGFATLTILTKNSFLNEITRQYVVTARAKGLSENRVLYGHVFRNAMLLVVSGIPQAFISVFFAGSLLIEVIFSLDGLGRMSYEAAVSRDYPVVFGSLFIFTLFGLLIKLIGDLCYTLVDPRIDFAARNA comes from the coding sequence ATGTGGGCTTACATACTGCGGCGCTTGCTGCTGATCATCCCGACGCTGGTGATCATTCTGCTGGTCAATTTCGTGATCATCCAGGCCGCGCCGGGTGGTCCGGTGGAACAGGCCATCGCCCACTTGCAGGGGATCGGCGGCGCCAGTGTCGGCGGCGGTGCCAGCGAGACCATGAGCGGCACGTCCCGCGCCAGCCGTGGCCTCGATCCGCAATTGATCAAGGACATCGAAAAACAGTACGGCTTCGACAAACCGGCCCATGAACGCCTGTGGCTGATGCTCAAGAACTACGCGCAACTGGATTTCGGCAAGAGCTTCTTCCGCGGCGCGACGGTTACCGACCTGATCCTGCAGAAAATGCCGGTGACCATTTCCCTCGGGCTGTGGGCGACGCTGATCACTTATCTGGTGTCGATCCCGCTGGGCATCCGCAAAGCCGTGCACCACGGCAGCCATTTCGATATCTGGAGCAGCACGGCGATCATCATCGGCTATGCCATGCCGGCATTCCTGTTCGCGATGTTCCTGATCGTGGTGTTCGCCGGCGGCACGTCGCTGAACTGGTTTCCGGTGCGCGGGCTGGTGTCCGACAATTTCGAATCCCTGTCGACGCTGGGCAAGATCACCGACTATTTCTGGCACCTGGTATTGCCGGTCACAGCGCTGGTGATCGGCGGTTTCGCCACCCTGACCATTCTCACCAAGAACTCGTTCCTCAATGAAATCACACGCCAATACGTGGTCACCGCACGCGCCAAAGGCCTGAGCGAAAACCGGGTGCTGTACGGGCACGTGTTCCGCAACGCGATGCTGCTGGTGGTGTCGGGCATTCCCCAGGCGTTCATCAGCGTGTTCTTCGCCGGCTCATTGCTGATCGAAGTGATCTTCTCCCTCGACGGCCTTGGGCGCATGAGTTACGAAGCGGCCGTGTCCCGTGATTATCCGGTGGTGTTCGGCTCGCTGTTCATCTTTACCCTGTTCGGCCTCCTGATAAAACTGATCGGCGACCTGTGCTACACGCTGGTCGACCCGCGCATCGACTTCGCCGCGAGGAACGCCTGA